A single Gasterosteus aculeatus chromosome 2, fGasAcu3.hap1.1, whole genome shotgun sequence DNA region contains:
- the LOC120829118 gene encoding galanin receptor type 1: MDTLIQQVNGSSVEQMDAADESSIRAFVPILDGLILVTGLLGQTLVIIILTGRRRKKSQPPHGTDTLLLSLSAADLLLLLHLPFHTSAITLGFWPFGGFMCKAISFLGVACSAASVFTLAALAVTRYLTVVHPTWAYRSRMHRRVKLTVALLWIPASGLAAPQFAFRTVTASSAVYCFAFLSDFSQLVYGIALFLFGFALPLSIIVLMYAKIYCFLRHARLLGNAPQLERYQSQVTHTSALLVLVFTLLWLPSYALMFSFIGGTVIGSPGHKTIAILARLLASSVAVVNPVLYGFMSRKFRQELLELGRRRCAWCRNCLTGCPDVTSRDVVLPFERDTTLERSQN, from the coding sequence ATGGATACTTTGATTCAGCAAGTAAACGGCAGCAGCGTTGAGCAAATGGACGCTGCCGATGAGTCTTCCATCAGGGCTTTTGTTCCCATCCTGGACGGACTGATTCTGGTGACTGGTTTGCTGGGTCAAACCCTGGTCATCATCATTCTTACAGGCAGGAGGCGGAAGAAAAGTCAACCGCCCCATGGCACAGACACCCTGCTGCTGAGCCTGAGTGCCgcagacctgctgctgctgctccacctgccTTTCCACACCTCTGCCATCACCCTGGGCTTCTGGCCTTTCGGCGGCTTCATGTGCAAGGCCATCAGCTTCCTGGGCGTGGCCTGCTCTGCCGCCTCAGTCTTCACCCTGGCAGCTTTGGCAGTGACGCGTTACCTCACGGTGGTGCACCCCACCTGGGCGTACCGGTCGAGAATGCACCGACGCGTTAAGCTGACGGTAGCTCTACTCTGGATCCCCGCCTCGGGCTTGGCGGCGCCGCAGTTTGCCTTCCGCACGGTCACCGCCTCCAGCGCGGTGTACTGCTTCGCCTTCCTGTCCGACTTCAGCCAGCTGGTCTACGGCATTGCCCTCTTCCTGTTTGGCTTCGCGCTACCCCTGAGTATCATTGTGCTAATGTACGCCAAGATCTACTGTTTCCTCCGACATGCACGActgctggggaacgctccccagcTGGAGCGCTACCAGAGCCAGGTCACTCACACTTCAGCCCTCCTGGTCCTGGTCTTCACTCTGCTCTGGCTGCCCTCCTATGCACTCATGTTCTCCTTCATCGGAGGAACCGTGATCGGCTCACCTGGACACAAAACTATTGCAATCCTGGCCAGACTGTTGGCGTCCTCCGTGGCAGTGGTGAACCCTGTACTATACGGGTTCATGTCCCGGAAGTTTCGACAAGAGTTACTGGAGCTCGGGAGGAGACGATGCGCATGGTGCAGAAACTGTCTGACTGGTTGCCCTGATGTGACGAGCAGGGACGTGGTACTGCCCTTTGAACGGGACACAACTTTAGAAAGAAGCCAAAACTGA